TCATTTTATTGGATTCTTGAAGAAGTAATATCTGAGTCATTTGCATGACTTCTTCTGGATCTTGTCCAATCCAAGGGCCTAATTACGACCAGGCACATGATTAATTGCTGAATTAAGTTGGCACTAAAGAGTCTATTGATCTGACTGAAATTACTCACACAAATATAAAGGCAGGTGCTGACCATTTCCTGCAGATTCTGCAAAGAAAATGTCCGTACATTTTTACCAACAACACAAGACatctttcctctgcagctctaaCAAGGATTATTCTCAGAAGCAGACCATGTCCCAGCAGAAACACGTCCCATTTTTTAATGCACCCAACTTTAACACATTATTTTTACAGTTCTCCCCAAGCACATACCCACGTACCATGAATAGAGACTTTAAACCCTTATTACAAAGGCAATGCTCCCCTTCAAGGAAGGTCATTGACTGACAGGACTTTTAGCCTCAACAGCTCTGCATCAGTAAGAAAACCACTGTCCCTGCTACAGCAAGTTAATTCACCTTACTTTAAAAACCTTTCCACAAAAGGAGATTTGATATCTTTCTGgcaattttaataaaataggATACTTCTAGACACCAATTAACAGACAACTGGTGCTTTAGGTCTTGACTTTTCATACACATGAGATTAGTATGAAGCACAGATATTACAGTTACTAGAAATGTTAAGAGGGCATATGTAATGTGCCTGCAAAACATTTTCCATGAAAGGGAACCCCCCTCTTCCCACTACTCCATTTCTGGCTATAACTGAGCTCTTTTTATAAGCTACTGCTAATTATTTATAGCTGACTGTTAGGAAGAACCTTTCCAAGGCTCAGATTTTTAGCAATTCTATTCATAGGAGGTCAAATGGCAGACCACAAGTAATTTTAAGCCACCTCTTTTATCAAATGCACTATCATTAAACAAGCTTTCAGTAGTGAGGAAAGGTATAAACAAAAAATGATTCATCTTTCAGGTCACTTTCAACAGATTTCAAATATAATTCACACATACTGAAATAGCTACAGAAATCCCAAACTAATGTTGCAAAGACTGAAAATTCTTACATCTTACATAtgcaaaaaatgttttaaataatcTTTAGAAGAGCAAACACGTTTTCAGGAACTGAAGAACAGGAATACTTGGCATTCCTAAGAAACTCTAAggaaaaatatgttaaaaatgtaaatgtaaagtataaaaaaaattccttaagATAAGAATGTATGAATGGCTGTATTAATCTGCACCAAAGGCCCATCCAGAAGAATGTCTGGTCTCCAAAGAGGCCAAATTCATGCCTAGGAGAGATGTAAGGACAGAAAAAACATGTTTCCTGAATACTTTAACCACTAGTGGCTCAACAACTCCCTGAGCCAGACGTGGTTTCCAAATAGTACACTGACCCCTGTGAATTTTGTCCAGCTTCCTCCTGAGCCTCTTCAATCATGGGGCACCACACATGGCATGCCATGAtacacagccccagagctcagcagcataTGAGGAACTATTCCTACCTACCTGGCTACAACCCACTTCTTGCCAACTTGATTCCCCTGAACTTTTGCACTGAACCAATTTTTTGGTTCTGTTTCCTTCTGTCCATTCTGCAAGTCCAACCACAGCTATGAGTGCTGATaatcttccaaaaaaaaagcaaaaccacccAGTGTTCCTTGGAGACTCGCCTGTTAACCTCTCATGCTCTTcatacaaaaaacaaaaccccaaacccaacataGTTACAAAGTAACTGTTAATTTAATCGTCCACTAATTTCTTAAATACCATTCATCCACAAAGTTATTTAATCTGACAAAATCTGCAGGATTAGAAATTCCAAAGGAGCGGGCAGGAAACTGCTCTGGAAAAAGTACAAACACATGTCTGTAAACCTGATCTAGTGTAAAAGGATATTTTATATACATTATAAGATGTTTGTAATTTATATAAGAGGTGAATGGACACAAATTTGTTATTGTGGTTTGTATCAACTTGAAAAAGAAATGCCCTGTTGCAACTATGACAACACACCATGTGTCTTAACTTGGGCACTGAAGaaacattttgaaagaaatgtaTGCTTTCTGCTAAAGAAAAGACAACATCCTTAACTCataaatggaaagaaaagtcAAAGGCCACTGTGTGATTTTAATGACTGGTCTTCCAGATACCTTATCCTGGGGTGCATAATCAGATTTGATGGTGAGACACTTAAAGCTCACGCTATACCAACGATTTATCAGTTTATCAGCTGATCTCTGATTCCATGTAATTGAttaaaagcaaaccaaaattactgaaaattacACTATTTAATACATTTCAATCTAATTAAAATAGTCCACAACAAAAGCCCTAGAATTAGTGAACATTACTAGGGTTTAACACAGTGATTTattctgaaaacaaattttatGGCAGAATGaattcaaaagcaaaacaatttcTGATGTAGGTAAATGCAAAATACTTTGCTCACCTCTTTTGCCCTGAAAGCACTTACCTTTTCCCATGCTGCCAACATAAGGAAGCTGGTAAGTTGCACTTGCTCTAACAGGTCACAGACCAGGCAGCTTAAAGTGCAAAGCCCATGACCATGAAACCACGCATTCCAACTTAACCCACAGCATACCATCAGATTTTAGGAATTTTAAGGATCCAGCAATTCTCAGGATTATTGTCAAGAGGAGATCAAGATAAAGAGATTATTATTTACCTGCCAAGAGACTGCTCCCAAAACAGCAGTTGCAACAAGGCTGAAAAATACCAGCTGCTCTGAGATCAAACAGAAGTGACGCATTCCTTTAGATGCCATGACTCTGTCCAGGCTGTTGTTTTCTGCTCGGTGAGTATAATACACCTTGTGGCAGTCATTGAGTTTTGTGTGAAATCCCCAAAGAGttataaaaaaaatcacatgacAGATCATCCAGAAAAttccaaaaatagaaaaaccaGGTATCACAAAATACCAGAGGTCCAAATCACGTAGTTTAAAGGCGGCAAGAATGAAAAAGATTAGTTCAATGACTCCAACTGAGATGACAGAAAGCCGCCTGCAAATTTTACCACGGTACAGGTATGGCTTCCATCGCTCAGTAACCGAAAGTCCACTGAAGTAAACGTCGAGGAGGGGATCTGAaatgaggcagctgaagaaacacGCCAAGGCAAAAGGGTTTGTGGGGATCTGCAGTGATGGAAAAAAGAGTAGGGATGCAATGGCTCCAAAAATTGCCAAATTTGGAATCGCCAAAAAAGACTTCATACGTAAGTCAATAATCAACATGGCCAAAGCCAAGACCAACAGAATAATACTTAGAGATTTTTCTACCAGCATAGTTGTGCTGGCAATTGCAAATCCAACTAGCTCCAAAAACTCAACCGTTGTCAGCAGAGTTGGTCGATGATGGACACAACCACAAATCCTTTCAACTAAAGCACATAATATCCTTAAAACAATGGCAGAGAGAAGCAAATATTTTGTAGCTTCTTCTTTCACATCCATTTTGAAGGCAGAATTATTGAGAAAACAGAGAAGGccaagcaaaaaaccaaaccaaagatTGGAGAGACTCAAACTTGCTGTTTCCATTGAAAAATAGTAGTACAGTATGCTGGCAATTCCAAGAACAAAGAGCCCCAGAATAAATATTACCAAAATCAGTGCATCTGCAGTTTTTTCCCACCTGACATAAAGGCCCATGCAAATGGCAACCAGCAGGTTGATTCTGGCAAGATAGCCAAGGTATCTGACTGATGAGTGCATGTTCACTTCTCTGTTTGCCTCTTCTAGCCTTGTCATTGCTGCATAGAGACAGTGACTAACACAGTACCGCAGTGACCTACACATGTAAACGGCAGGGAGGGCTTTCACCCACTTGACCGACAGTAAATATTCGGGTTTCATCCAACAAACACAATGCAACTGCTGCCTTCTGTAATATCATTTCAGTAACAGTGGTCCAGAACCCTTGAAGCCCTGGAAGAGAATTAAGAAAAGTTTTAGTGCCAAATAATTCCTTATAAGCCTACAGAACATAAATATGACCCATCCTGTCACATGAACAACTTTAATATCTAGAGTAAAAGGAACACATTAAAAAGACCAATTAAGTGTGAAAACCAATATAAAATGGGTCCTGCATAAACCTTATTTCATAACTTGAATGAGAGGAAAACAATCCTGGCCTGTTTTCCAAAAAACTCATCGATTAGCTATCTCTATTAGATATCTGTGGATATCCAAAACCCTCCTATGATAGCCACTTGCTTCTAGAACAtttcataattattttaaaacactatTTTATTTCACCATTACATTTGATAAGTTCTCATTTTCTATTAAATCTTTTCAGCATGCTTTGCAAGACTTCCTTTTAGCAGTGAAGTAAGTATATGATTCATAAAAAGAACTTCCCACTCAGTTAATGAGCTCAACCCAGAGTAAAAAAGGATATTATTATCTCAATTTCACAAAAGGAGAGTGGACACAGAAATATAAAAACTGATTTGGTGTGATTTTCAGAGATTTCTCGTAATGTAAAATCAAAGCCTTCATTTGCACCCCTTCAAGTCAGTTTCCCCCCCCCTccaaaaacaagaaaacaaacaagttGATCAggataaatattatatttagaACAAAAGCACCTCCTACTCCGATCCATTTAACTgatgtgattttctttttaatatagtTACAAACAGACAGAAGTATTTTTAAGGGGCATTTTCTAATGTTACGGGCAGAGcttccaaaacacaaaaagacaCATGTACCCTCCATAATTTTTTAAGCAATTAACTAATTGCCCATCTTAGAGAGATTTCTGAAGAGTGACTGGTATGACAGTGCAAACAGCATGCCAAGAACACTCAGTGCTAGGTTATAGCTTACTGCTTTTATTTATGTTGGTGGGGGAAGTGGTAAAAGACACCTTGACTCAAATGCAAAATTTAGACTTTATTctcttttgatttttaaattcttattttttaaaccaGCAAACAACAAATGATGAAGTGAATCGACTGATTTGCCCCTAAGTTTTGGCAGATTCAAAGACTGACACACAGTGTAAAATCAGCTTCAGTAattgctgcagagaaaaactaGGCCTAAGAAATTGGCCTATTGTTTAAATTACTTATTTGGTAACACATATTTTCAAATTATGCTATATACCAAACAACAATGCAGATATTACTTGGAAGAACTATGCATTAAAAATCTGTTTACCTGAAGAAGAATAATACACACCATATATTTAAAGCAAATTGCTATTACATGAAGTTAAAAGTTCTTTGGGTGTCAACTGTGCATTTTCATAGTATTCATTATTAGTAGTGTTTTACAGATATTGACTTAATTCTGAGTTGCCTGGATGCTTAACATCTCACAATATCTCTTCCTTTACTTTCTGTTCCTCTCACCCTTTTGTTTCACTATTATACAGATAACACAAACGTGAGTTGGCTTTCGTATTCCAGATTTAGGTTTCagagcactgactgcatctcacTGTTTCTTGTACTACAATCAACATTCATTTTGGGGACAACTTGAACCATTTATTTCAGCTGCTACACATGCCCTCCCATTGCCTCCTGCTCTCTCTAGTTCAAACCACGAATGCAGAGAAACTACTTCCCATCTCCTTTCAACCCACAGCACCAGCATGCAACTACTGCTACTCTGAAGAACATATGCCATCCCATCCTTTTAATCTGGATTCCTTTCTGGAACCCCTCCAAGTCGAGGGGCTAACCCTATGAACGTTCAGTTggacagcagccccagcaggcagcaggaatGAGCCCTTTGCATACGAGCAAACAGCAAAGCTCCTGCCTCACACCCGGATTAAAATTTTGCTGCAATCACGGAATTGTTTTCTGTGAGATCATTAACAGCAGCAAACTCCCCTCTAGGCAGGCAGCAAGCCACTCTGACAGAACACAACTCTCACTGCCTCAGCTCGTGTGGAGttttgctgccagcacagcacagaaataTGAAACTGCTCTGCCCCTCCGCTGCGAGGTGCTGGGGTAGGGGAACAAATGGGGCAACGTGTCTGTTCCTACTGCAGAGACACAAAATCTAATTGGGCACAAGTAGTGAAAAAGGATTTGCAAAATGACAGCTCAGTCTGTGAATGCAATCTCTTCTTCCCGACTCCACCTTCTAGCCAATTAGCAAAAATGTGCACTCCTAAACCACACTATTAAACATTAGCATTTTTTAACCAAAATACATGGTCGACTTTTTGTGAAGAGGAAAAGGTGCAT
This Agelaius phoeniceus isolate bAgePho1 chromosome 5, bAgePho1.hap1, whole genome shotgun sequence DNA region includes the following protein-coding sequences:
- the TMEM168 gene encoding transmembrane protein 168; this encodes MKPEYLLSVKWVKALPAVYMCRSLRYCVSHCLYAAMTRLEEANREVNMHSSVRYLGYLARINLLVAICMGLYVRWEKTADALILVIFILGLFVLGIASILYYYFSMETASLSLSNLWFGFLLGLLCFLNNSAFKMDVKEEATKYLLLSAIVLRILCALVERICGCVHHRPTLLTTVEFLELVGFAIASTTMLVEKSLSIILLVLALAMLIIDLRMKSFLAIPNLAIFGAIASLLFFPSLQIPTNPFALACFFSCLISDPLLDVYFSGLSVTERWKPYLYRGKICRRLSVISVGVIELIFFILAAFKLRDLDLWYFVIPGFSIFGIFWMICHVIFFITLWGFHTKLNDCHKVYYTHRAENNSLDRVMASKGMRHFCLISEQLVFFSLVATAVLGAVSWQPTNGIFMSVFLIVLPLESMAHGLFHELGNCLGGTCVGYAIVIPTNFCSPDGQPTLLPPDHVQELNLRSTGMLNAIQRFFAYHMIEAYGCDYSTSGLTFDTLHSKIKSFLELRTADGPRHDTYILYYSGHSHGTGEWALAGGDALRLDTLLEWWREKNGTFCSRLIIVLDCENSQPWVKEVRKVNDQYVAVQGAEMARVVDIEEADPPQLGDFTRQWVEYNCNPDSNISWSEKGRTVRAIYGVSKHWSDYTLHLPTGSDVAKHWMMYFPRITYPLVHLANWFCGLNLFWVCKACFRCLKRLKMSWFLPTVLDTGQGFKLVKS